The region CAAGAGTTCTCTAATTTGAGCGATCTTTGCCAAAATTTCCTCACGCCCCATTTGCCGGTTTTGCATTTGCATTTGTTCTTGTCTTTGCAGTTCATAAATATCATCCGTTGGTTTTTCAAATTCGTTACTTTGGTCATTCACCATTTCCCCAAAATTTTTTAATACACATTTACCGTTGGAACAAATTTTTTTGGCCGCCGAACAGTCCGTATCGTCAATCCATAAAAAATTGCTGGCACAGGCGCCATTCATGCAGAATCTCTTTATAATTTGCTTTTGCGTCCATTCATTGCGGCAACGATAATTATCAGTAGTGGTATCAACACCGCAATTTTCCGCCAATTTTTCTTTGACACCGCATGAATTATACCAATAAAGATTACCATCTTCGCATTTTTGGTTTGTTTGCGGCGCGCAATTTTCGACGCATTTTCCGTTAGAACATGTTTTTTCGGTTTTACAAACGCCGCAATTTATCGTTTTGCCGCAACCATCGCTCCATAATCCGCATTTGTAATTTCCCAAACTCGCGCAAGTTTTGGGAACGCAAACGGTGGAACATTGGTTATTGGAGCATATCTGTCCGGGCGGACAATCCGCCGGCACCGACCACTCTAGGCAAGAATCCAAATCATAGTTATCGCAAATTTTATACGCGCTTCCGAAACATTGCATTGCTCCGAATGCGGAACATTCATTCGCGCAAGCTGCTTCCTTATGGTCAACTCCCCATACTTCAAGTTCGCCAATACTCACAAAATGAGCGCTCCCGCCCGCATCGCCAACAATACGAATGCCGTTGCCAACGATATTGTTTAAATTAAAAGTATAAGATTCAAAATTCGGTCCAAATAGGTTCTGATTATTCGTGTTTGGATACGAGGGAAACAGCGTTGCTTGCGCATCAATCCACGCGCCGTTTTGCAACACTTGAACTCGCAAGCTTCCGTTTGCAAACCATCCGCCATCCCAAAAATGTTTTCCTTCGGTAAAAATAATCTTGGAAAATTTTTTATTTTTGTTAAAAGTATATCCGTAATGCTCTTCATGAATAGCTCCATTACCGACAAAAGAATCATATTGAAGTTCAATGGCATCCGAAAAGCAATATCCCGGACAATACGAATCATTATAGCAAGCTTGCGACACGGTCGCAGTCAAAGGAGAAGGCTTAATCCCGTCACGAATGGTTTCAATATTTTTATTGCCTCCGCCCAAGGGACTGAAAACGCTAGCAATAATATTCCCTTGAGAAGCAATATTAACAGGAGTGCCACCAACGCTAATCGGTATTTTTTCCCATGTCGTATTCCCCTGCATATCGGTCACATAACAAACCGCTTCATAAGCACCGTTTTGAGCATATTGATGATTAACATTGGCTCCATTCGCATAAAAGGTATCGCCAAAAAACCATTGATAGCTTTTTATTCCATCGCTGTCGGCGGCTTGCGCATTGAAAGTAAATGTTCTGTTCCCAAGATCGGTCGCGTTAACGGTCAAACTAGGCTTCGAATTTGTAATTAGAGGCCATTGTTCAAGAATCGGAGGCACGATAACACTTTGATTTGGAAGATACCAAACACCGCCGCTGATTGTGCCGCCGGTTGTCGCCAAAGATTTGCGTGCAAGCTCCAGATTAACATTAATTGCATCATTGAATGTATAGCTTGTATTCGCAAACTTATTCCCCATAACATTGAGCGCGGATTTCCATTTATCCGGAATCGCTGAATAGCCCAAAAAATTACCCATTATACTACCGACAGTTGACGGATTGCAATCGCTATCTTGTCCGCAACGCATAGAAATACGCATTGACTGCTCAAAATCGCCATCGCCATATAGCAAGCCGATTAAGACATATGCGGCATTCAATTTGGCATCAATATTAAACACATTACTGATGCCTTGCGGGCAACGATCGTCTTGTCCCCATTTACTTTCAAGTAATCTCCAATTTTCTTCCCATGTCTTGCCCGCATTATTCCATGCAATAACATCTTCAATCACCTGCCTAAATTTACTGCCAACCGGCACTGCCTGTCGCCCCGCTTCAATAATCTCATTTACATTATTGGCCGTAAATGCTTTTGCGTGCATCGCGGCAACAAAAACACCTCCATACACGCCGTCTCCATAATTAATCATATGCCCCGCCCTCCAAGCAAGCTCAATTGCGGAATTAATCTGTCCGGGATTAATCATACCGGCAAAATCCGCTTCAATTTGCCAATCAATATCATCGGAGTGAGGCGTATTGCTATAATGCGCATTGTCAGGAACAATTATCCCTTTTTGCAAATTGGCGCGTGAAAAATAATTGGCATGGCACAATCCAAATGAAGTATTCAAAAACTCATTCCCAAAATCGCTCCATGTGGCATTAACGCCATATTTTTTCATCGCCTCCAAAAAGGGGATTTCAACATAAATATCGTCTTGATTGAACCCATTGTTTACCATTTCCGGCAACCAAGCGGGAATCTCGTATTCCGCCAGCACTCTGCCCTTCCCTTGGAATTCCGTAGGTGCGCCCCATGCCACACCAGCCATTTGCCCAACCCAACCTCCTTTGACTTTATCAATTATCGCAGATTCACTTAAAAAGACGCTACCGGCGAAACAAACAGAATCATTTTGATTGCCGTAACAGAAAAACAAAAACATCGCGCTCAATATAGAAAAGGCGAGCGTATAACCGTTGGTTTTTAAAAACATATTTTAAAAAATTATCTGAATTACGAAATGCCAAAAATGGCGCAAAATGAGTAATGCTGGCGGCAGTCGGTTGGCCGCTACTAACATACTTTATTTTACATCATTTCCACATTTTTTTCCACATTTTTGGCATTTCGTAATTCAAAGGTATGCACTTTGCGTAGTGTGCGATTTGCGCGTTTCTGTTTATTTTTGTTATAATGAAAACAGAGATTTGACTTTCTAAAAGTTGGGTGGCGGAGAGCGGGCGATATTGTTTTGGAAATAATTTTACCTTGTTTCCGCCACATTAAAATAATGAAGAAAAATTATCGTTTGTCCGCAATTGTTTGCGCGCTGGCGGTGTCTCTGGCGATGTGCTTTGCGGTTGCGGCTTGGAAAAGTCCCGATGGCACTCCGCCCGCCGACAATGTCGCCGCGCCGATCAACACTTCAAGCGCGGCGCAAACCAAAGCCGGCGATTTAAGTTTGGGCCATAATATTAATGTTGCCAGCGACAGCGCGTCCGGCCGCTTTTGCTTGGCCGGGGAATGTTGCGCCACATGGGAAGAATGCGCCACATTCGGTGGTAGTGGCGGTAGTTGCAAACTTGTACCGATAAGCGATGTCTTGGTAGCCGGTTATGATAAATATCGGTGTAAAGATGATTGCACATTTTTTTATTGTTCCTATAATTATTATTGGTGTCCGGCGAACAGTTGCGTTATAGGTTTGGGCGGTCTTGAATATTTCTTTTGGAGCAAAGCTTCCAGAAGATTATGCGCCGGAAACGGTTATGAGGTGTTCATAGAAGATAGCTCTCAATACAATGATACCGATGATTGCAGTCCGGATGGGGGAGCTCCGCTTAGTAATTTTACCGCGGGATCGGGAATATATGCTTGCGATAACGGGACATGGGTTAAAACCAGCGATTAGAAATGTTGGAGCAAAATACAGTTTCGTAATTTAAGATAATTATGAATCATCATTTAAAATTTTATGCGGTGGCGGTGTGCGCGCTAATTGCCGTTTTGGCATTGTGTTTTGTAGCCATGGCATGGAACAATCCCGGCGGCCCTTCGCCCACCGAAAATGCTGACGCGCCGATCAATGAGGGGGCGACCGCGCAAACGAAAGCCGGCGATTTAAATCTGGGCGGCAAACTGAATGTTGCCGAAGACAGCGCGTCCGGCCGCTTTTGTTTGGCCGGGGAATGTTGCGCCACATGGGAAGAATGTTTTGGCGTACCGACGCCTTCGACTTGTTCCTGTGGTAGTTGGGCGTTTGTCGGTCCCGTTTCCAATTGCGGCGTTGAGGATGTGAGTGTTAGCAGGCAAAGCCGGGACTGCTATCCCGATGGTTGCGATTTTGAAACGAGATGCGTGAGGACAAAATATGATCCGAGCCCGGCACCGGGAATTAGTTGCAGCGCGGATAACGAGTGCGGATTCGGAAGCGCGTACGGATATTGTTGCGATTCTCATGACGGCTGGTGCGTTCTTCGGGATCAGGAAACGATGAGCGATGCTGAATGGTGCGCTTATAGCGGCCGGGAGTGCGGGACATGGATTGCCGCTTGCGGCAGAAGCGTATACTGCGGAATCTGCAGTGAGGGAGAGTGATACTTTTACGGGGAATATTGCGCCAACTGTGGCGCGGAAGGGTACGAATGTGGCGAGTTTTGGGATCCGTACGAAGGTATAACGCGGGATTGCGGCGATTGTTCTTC is a window of Candidatus Nealsonbacteria bacterium DGGOD1a DNA encoding:
- a CDS encoding ADP-ribosylglycohydrolase family protein, which translates into the protein MFLKTNGYTLAFSILSAMFLFFCYGNQNDSVCFAGSVFLSESAIIDKVKGGWVGQMAGVAWGAPTEFQGKGRVLAEYEIPAWLPEMVNNGFNQDDIYVEIPFLEAMKKYGVNATWSDFGNEFLNTSFGLCHANYFSRANLQKGIIVPDNAHYSNTPHSDDIDWQIEADFAGMINPGQINSAIELAWRAGHMINYGDGVYGGVFVAAMHAKAFTANNVNEIIEAGRQAVPVGSKFRQVIEDVIAWNNAGKTWEENWRLLESKWGQDDRCPQGISNVFNIDAKLNAAYVLIGLLYGDGDFEQSMRISMRCGQDSDCNPSTVGSIMGNFLGYSAIPDKWKSALNVMGNKFANTSYTFNDAINVNLELARKSLATTGGTISGGVWYLPNQSVIVPPILEQWPLITNSKPSLTVNATDLGNRTFTFNAQAADSDGIKSYQWFFGDTFYANGANVNHQYAQNGAYEAVCYVTDMQGNTTWEKIPISVGGTPVNIASQGNIIASVFSPLGGGNKNIETIRDGIKPSPLTATVSQACYNDSYCPGYCFSDAIELQYDSFVGNGAIHEEHYGYTFNKNKKFSKIIFTEGKHFWDGGWFANGSLRVQVLQNGAWIDAQATLFPSYPNTNNQNLFGPNFESYTFNLNNIVGNGIRIVGDAGGSAHFVSIGELEVWGVDHKEAACANECSAFGAMQCFGSAYKICDNYDLDSCLEWSVPADCPPGQICSNNQCSTVCVPKTCASLGNYKCGLWSDGCGKTINCGVCKTEKTCSNGKCVENCAPQTNQKCEDGNLYWYNSCGVKEKLAENCGVDTTTDNYRCRNEWTQKQIIKRFCMNGACASNFLWIDDTDCSAAKKICSNGKCVLKNFGEMVNDQSNEFEKPTDDIYELQRQEQMQMQNRQMGREEILAKIAQIRELLIQLIIQLIAELQKQLAILQ